A portion of the Bombina bombina isolate aBomBom1 chromosome 9, aBomBom1.pri, whole genome shotgun sequence genome contains these proteins:
- the LOC128639598 gene encoding forkhead box protein I2-A-like, producing the protein MNVFRQQHTNLQPGLPNAQEIMEMATYCDNYNIYQQSVHQHPSPRPSNHPAGYGFGEYAAPPSNPYLWHNGGAITTSPYLNGNGGSPYLPHGYGGNQRPFLAPSPGMGRADFPWLSLTNQEDFLKLLRPPYSYSALIAMAIQNTAEKKLTLSQIYQYVADKFPFYKKSKAGWQNSIRHNLSLNDCFKKVARDENDPGKGNYWTLDPNCERMFDNGNFRRKRKNKAESNGQSEKSEEKMIKSSKVEALEQSICKNSERESKPSPVAPPNSDNAPCFANFNSSMNAVIHSSNGFSRSFSAGFGDFSHSGQHLPVLASYSVPNSSSQATDSQTKKSYLTSNLQNSVCTSIMNTINFNHLMYNREQGEV; encoded by the exons ATGAACGTGTTTAGACAACAGCACACCAACCTACAGCCAGGGTTACCGAATGCCCAGGAGATCATGGAAATGGCAACTTACTGTGATAACTACAACATATACCAGCAATCCGTGCACCAGCATCCTTCCCCAAGGCCGTCTAATCACCCAGCAGGATATGGATTTGGAGAGTACGCGGCTCCACCAAGCAACCCTTACCTGTGGCACAATGGAGGTGCCATCACCACCTCCCCATACCTCAATGGGAATGGGGGTTCTCCTTACCTCCCTCATGGATATGGTGGCAACCAGAGACCGTTCCTCGCTCCTTCACCTGGAATGGGAAGAGCAGATTTCCCTTGGCTATCTCTGACAAATCAAGAGGACTTTCTGAAGCTCCTAAGACCCCCCTATTCTTACTCTGCTTTAATAGCAATGGCCATCCAAAACACTGCCGAGAAGAAACTCACCTTGAGTCAGATTTACCAGTATGTGGCTGATAAATTTCCATTCTACAAAAAGAGCAAGGCTGGCTGGCAAAACTCCATCAGGCATAACCTGTCCTTGAACGATTGCTTTAAGAAGGTGGCTAGGGATGAAAATGATCCAG GAAAAGGCAATTATTGGACACTGGACCCAAACTGTGAAAGAATGTTTGATAATGGAAACTTCAGGAGGAAACGTAAAAATAAAGCTGAAAGCAATGGACAGTCTGAGAAAAGTGAGGAGAAGATGATTAAATCTAGTAAAGTTGAGGCACTTGAACAAAGTATTTGCAAAAACTCTGAAAGGGAGAGCAAACCTTCCCCAGTAGCACCGCCTAATTCTGACAATGCTCCATGTTTTGCCAACTTTAATTCCAGTATGAATGCAGTGATCCATAGCAGTAATGGCTTTTCCAGGTCATTTTCTGCAGGATTTGGGGACTTTTCACATTCAGGGCAACATTTGCCAGTTTTAGCATCGTATTCTGTGCCTAACTCCTCATCCCAAGCGACTGACTCTCAAACCAAAAAGAGTTATCTGACATCCAACCTTCAGAATTCCGTCTGCACTTCAATAATGAACACAATCAATTTTAACCATTTAATGTACAACAGAGAACAAGGGGAGGTGTAA